The Fibrobacter sp. UWR2 region ACTACGAACACGTTCGCGCCCGCTTCCTTGCAGGCGAGGATGTTGTCGAGCTTCACGCCGCCGTCAATCTGGATATCGAGTTCCGGCTTCATGGCGCGCAGTTCGCGGATCTTGTCGAGGCAGTACGGGATGAGGCTCTGGCCGCCAAAGCCAGGGTTCACCGACATGATGAGCACCATGTCCACGATGTCGAGCACGTACTTTATGCTTTCGAGCGGAGTCGCCGGGTTGATGGCCACTGCGGGCTTCACGCCGAGTTCCTTTATCTGGTGCAGCAGGCGGTCGAGGTGGTTCGTGGTTTCGGCGTGTACGCTGATGATGCTTGCTCCCGCCTTCGCGAATTCGCCCACGTAGTTCTCGGGATTCTCGATCATCAGGTGGCAATCGAGCGGGAGCTTGGTGCCCTTGCCCACGCATGCAGAAATGCCCGGACCAAAGCTGATATTTGGTACAAAGTGCCCGTCCATGATATCGAGGTGCACGAGGCCTGCACCGCCGTTTTCAATGGCCTTGAGGCCGTTTCCGAGTTCGAGGAAGTTAGCGTTCAGCACGCTGGGGGCGATAATTTGCTTCAACATGCCTAAAAAGGTAGAAAAAAGCCTGCTTGG contains the following coding sequences:
- the rpe gene encoding ribulose-phosphate 3-epimerase, producing MLKQIIAPSVLNANFLELGNGLKAIENGGAGLVHLDIMDGHFVPNISFGPGISACVGKGTKLPLDCHLMIENPENYVGEFAKAGASIISVHAETTNHLDRLLHQIKELGVKPAVAINPATPLESIKYVLDIVDMVLIMSVNPGFGGQSLIPYCLDKIRELRAMKPELDIQIDGGVKLDNILACKEAGANVFVVGSAIFGKPDPEAVCREFVEKVGG